A portion of the Flavobacterium magnum genome contains these proteins:
- a CDS encoding RNA methyltransferase, with product MRKLENSELVRKSVTDFKQAEKTPIIIVLDDIRSLNNIGSVFRTADAFLVEKIYLCGITACPPNKEIHKTALGATETVAWEHKASVTDLITKLQDESTAVFAIEQVEGSVMLDNFNPKTHQKLALVFGNEVYGVSQEAVALCNGSIEIPQLGTKHSLNIAVSAGIVVWDLFQKIKN from the coding sequence ATGCGAAAACTTGAAAACAGTGAATTGGTCCGGAAATCCGTAACCGATTTTAAGCAGGCAGAAAAAACCCCGATCATCATTGTCCTCGACGACATACGGTCCCTGAATAATATCGGATCGGTATTCCGCACCGCCGATGCGTTCCTGGTGGAAAAAATCTACCTGTGCGGCATTACCGCCTGCCCTCCGAATAAGGAAATCCATAAAACCGCGCTGGGTGCTACGGAAACGGTCGCTTGGGAACACAAAGCCTCTGTCACAGACCTGATCACAAAATTGCAGGATGAAAGCACCGCGGTATTTGCCATTGAGCAGGTTGAAGGTTCTGTAATGCTCGATAATTTTAATCCAAAAACACATCAAAAACTTGCACTGGTGTTCGGAAACGAAGTCTATGGCGTGAGCCAGGAGGCTGTCGCTTTGTGCAATGGCAGCATCGAAATCCCGCAATTGGGCACGAAGCACTCGCTCAACATCGCCGTAAGTGCGGGCATCGTGGTCTGGGACTTATTCCAGAAAATAAAAAATTAA
- a CDS encoding T9SS type B sorting domain-containing protein, whose product MILHKTYTRVLSLLLFIASAEMVAQNQPPVLTATGNQTYCPGTPLHIVTDMTITDPDDSAIDAMYIQISSGYETGQEQLVLNGSHPLIVSSWNSAEGKLTLKSPAAIPVPYTAFEAAIEDIVYTSLQANPSGIRNFSISVGQANYLPSTQHYYMYVPALGITWTDAMTAAAASTYYGLEGYLATITAADEAQLSGEQAAGAGWIGGSDAEVEGTWKWVTGPEAGTVFWTGGVGGSTTNFAFWNTSEPNNLGNENYAHITAPGVGIAGSWNDLSNTGDTTGNYQPKGYIVEYGGMPGDPVLQIATSATISIPSIDSTVQASRCGVGTLNLSATGFGVIKWYDSPVGGNLLATGNNFTTPFLTSTTTYYADPYEPGCATATRTPVTASINDLPLLTVQLPPPACEGSVVLQATASTGQVRWYDQETGGTLLQTGETFNTPMLSEDTVYYVDAKNNDCFSGPRQAVPVTIKPKPVVADESKSICEGTQTLLDAGISDVSYLWSTGATTRQITISAEGIYTVTVTNASGCSTVKTFTVTEKSAPIIDDITVVGTTATINLANTGAFEFAVDNGPYQDLNVFTLADGGVHTAHVRQVDGCGDDKLDFIIVVVPAFFTPNGDSVNDRLLVPGMVLLPGSSMSVFDRYGRLITMLNPQNTSWDGTHLGKPLPSDDYWYVMRISNSQPEIRGHFSLVR is encoded by the coding sequence ATGATTTTGCATAAAACCTATACCCGTGTCCTTAGCTTGCTGCTGTTTATTGCTTCCGCAGAAATGGTCGCGCAAAACCAGCCCCCGGTACTTACAGCCACCGGAAACCAGACCTATTGTCCCGGTACGCCGCTTCATATCGTAACCGACATGACCATCACAGATCCCGACGACAGCGCAATCGATGCCATGTACATCCAGATTTCCTCAGGATATGAGACAGGACAGGAGCAGTTGGTGCTCAACGGTTCCCACCCATTGATTGTCAGCAGCTGGAATAGTGCCGAGGGAAAACTTACGCTAAAAAGCCCTGCAGCAATTCCCGTTCCTTACACCGCGTTCGAAGCAGCCATTGAAGACATCGTTTACACGAGTTTGCAGGCGAATCCTTCGGGCATTCGGAATTTCTCAATCAGCGTCGGGCAGGCCAATTACCTGCCTTCTACGCAGCACTACTACATGTATGTCCCGGCATTAGGGATTACCTGGACCGATGCCATGACAGCCGCAGCGGCCAGTACCTATTACGGCCTTGAAGGCTATCTGGCCACAATAACCGCGGCTGATGAAGCGCAGCTCTCCGGTGAGCAGGCGGCCGGCGCCGGATGGATCGGTGGCAGCGACGCCGAGGTTGAAGGCACCTGGAAATGGGTGACCGGTCCCGAGGCCGGTACTGTATTCTGGACAGGTGGCGTGGGGGGAAGCACCACCAATTTTGCTTTCTGGAACACTTCCGAACCCAACAACCTCGGCAATGAAAATTATGCCCACATCACGGCGCCAGGCGTAGGGATTGCGGGATCGTGGAATGACTTGTCAAATACCGGCGATACCACAGGGAATTACCAGCCCAAAGGCTATATCGTGGAATATGGCGGGATGCCCGGTGACCCCGTATTGCAAATTGCGACAAGCGCAACCATTTCCATTCCAAGTATTGATTCGACGGTACAGGCATCGCGTTGCGGGGTGGGCACGCTGAACCTCAGCGCTACCGGTTTCGGTGTTATTAAATGGTATGACAGTCCCGTAGGCGGAAACCTGCTTGCTACCGGGAACAATTTCACTACGCCGTTCCTCACATCGACAACAACCTATTACGCTGACCCGTATGAGCCCGGATGCGCCACGGCTACGCGAACCCCGGTAACGGCCTCCATCAATGATTTGCCGTTATTAACCGTACAGCTGCCACCGCCTGCCTGCGAAGGAAGCGTGGTATTGCAAGCCACTGCGAGCACAGGCCAGGTGCGATGGTACGACCAGGAAACCGGAGGTACATTATTACAAACCGGCGAGACTTTCAATACGCCCATGCTCAGTGAAGACACGGTATATTATGTCGATGCAAAAAACAACGACTGTTTTTCGGGCCCGAGGCAGGCAGTACCCGTAACAATCAAACCAAAGCCGGTCGTAGCCGATGAAAGTAAGTCGATTTGCGAAGGAACGCAAACGCTATTGGACGCAGGGATTTCCGACGTGAGTTATCTTTGGTCAACCGGCGCCACTACAAGGCAGATTACAATCAGTGCTGAAGGAATTTACACGGTGACGGTGACCAATGCGTCAGGCTGCAGCACTGTGAAAACATTTACGGTAACCGAAAAAAGCGCACCGATCATTGATGATATTACCGTGGTCGGCACGACAGCCACTATCAATCTGGCCAACACAGGGGCTTTCGAGTTTGCGGTGGACAACGGCCCGTACCAGGATTTAAATGTATTCACGCTCGCAGATGGCGGAGTCCATACTGCCCACGTACGACAGGTTGACGGTTGTGGGGATGACAAACTTGACTTTATTATCGTTGTGGTACCGGCATTTTTTACGCCGAACGGCGACAGCGTAAACGACCGCCTCCTCGTTCCCGGGATGGTGCTTTTGCCCGGCTCCAGCATGTCAGTCTTCGACCGTTACGGGAGACTGATTACGATGCTGAACCCGCAAAACACCTCATGGGACGGCACGCACCTTGGCAAGCCATTGCCTTCGGATGATTATTGGTATGTAATGAGGATCAGCAACAGCCAGCCTGAGATCAGGGGACACTTTAGCCTGGTCAGGTAA
- a CDS encoding DUF1573 domain-containing protein yields the protein MKKNLILFSAMALFAVNGAFAQETGKKALKKTTTTTKTEMKKTVAPMTVATPAVEGAGMTFETETIDYGTIKHNADGKREFVLTNTGNKPLTITNCAGSCGCTVPTWPKEPIAPGAKAVIGVKYATDRVGPFTKTVTVTSNASETPKVLTIKGTVLADPTPAETPTKS from the coding sequence ATGAAAAAAAATCTGATATTATTTTCTGCGATGGCCCTATTCGCGGTAAATGGTGCTTTTGCTCAGGAAACGGGTAAAAAAGCGCTCAAGAAAACCACAACGACCACCAAAACAGAAATGAAAAAGACTGTAGCTCCGATGACAGTTGCCACGCCTGCTGTGGAAGGTGCCGGAATGACTTTTGAAACTGAGACGATTGATTACGGAACCATCAAGCACAACGCTGACGGAAAACGTGAATTCGTTTTGACCAACACAGGAAACAAGCCTTTGACGATCACGAATTGTGCAGGTTCATGTGGTTGTACTGTGCCAACATGGCCAAAAGAGCCTATCGCTCCGGGGGCTAAAGCGGTTATCGGTGTGAAATATGCGACTGACAGGGTTGGTCCTTTCACTAAAACCGTGACCGTAACGTCTAATGCTTCTGAAACACCAAAAGTATTGACTATCAAAGGAACTGTGCTTGCTGATCCGACTCCGGCAGAAACACCGACAAAAAGCTAA
- the sppA gene encoding signal peptide peptidase SppA — translation MKFLSNVLATIVGLFIFCVLSFFFVLLIGIIVGSSSSDEVRVKENSVINLDLSTISHDYAGKFTDPWVTMFSENTSVGVTDVVHAISEAGKDDKIKGISILNNNSALGMAQIKAVRDALVDFKKSGKFVVSYADTYVQREYYLNSVADTLYLNPTGDMEFKGLSTELMFFKDFQDKTGIKMEVIRHGKYKSAVEPFLDNKMSDANREQLTALLNSLWNGVVNDISKSRNIPVDRLNAIADGLLARTPEMAKNAGLIDKIGYQDQYEAGIRKALKVKKDKDYNSVDIADYAKKINTIGSFGDSSDKIAVIYAQGEIKGGEGDVDYIGEGSMRRALQKAREDKNIKAIVLRIDSPGGSAMTSELIWREIEITKKTKPVVVSMGNYAASGGYYIACNANEIFAEESTITGSIGVFGMLPNFTGLAGKAGINTEVVSTHKNAAEYSPFRPLSDDMRTQTLEGVERIYNTFVTRVATGRKMSFAEVDAIGQGRVWSGAEAIKIGLVDKIGGMDDALKAAAKLARVKDYRTENFPEYDKKLGDLLAGFPFVKTKESLIKEEIGAENYELLQKVKQVNARKGVQALMPFEMTIR, via the coding sequence ATGAAATTTTTATCCAACGTTCTCGCCACCATTGTCGGGCTCTTCATTTTCTGCGTATTATCTTTTTTCTTCGTGCTGCTTATCGGTATCATCGTGGGCAGCAGCAGTTCAGATGAAGTGCGGGTGAAGGAAAACTCAGTCATCAATCTCGACCTCAGCACCATCAGCCACGATTATGCCGGTAAATTTACGGACCCGTGGGTTACGATGTTCTCGGAAAATACGTCCGTCGGCGTTACGGACGTCGTTCACGCGATCTCAGAAGCCGGGAAAGACGACAAAATCAAAGGCATTTCCATCCTGAATAACAACAGCGCGCTGGGGATGGCACAAATCAAGGCGGTACGCGATGCGTTGGTTGATTTTAAGAAGTCCGGTAAATTTGTCGTTTCTTATGCCGACACTTACGTGCAAAGGGAATATTACCTCAATTCGGTCGCCGATACATTATACCTGAACCCGACGGGTGATATGGAATTCAAAGGCCTTTCGACCGAGCTGATGTTTTTTAAGGATTTTCAGGACAAGACCGGCATTAAGATGGAAGTCATCCGGCACGGAAAATACAAGAGCGCCGTTGAACCTTTCCTTGATAACAAGATGAGTGATGCCAACAGGGAGCAGCTTACCGCATTACTGAATTCCTTATGGAATGGGGTGGTAAATGACATTTCAAAAAGCCGGAATATCCCGGTCGACCGACTCAATGCTATCGCCGACGGCCTGCTTGCCCGTACGCCCGAAATGGCGAAAAATGCCGGGCTGATCGACAAAATCGGGTACCAGGACCAATATGAAGCGGGCATCCGAAAGGCACTAAAAGTGAAAAAAGACAAAGACTACAACAGTGTTGATATTGCCGATTACGCTAAAAAAATCAACACCATCGGCAGTTTTGGCGACAGTTCCGATAAGATCGCGGTGATTTATGCACAGGGAGAAATCAAAGGCGGCGAAGGTGATGTCGATTATATCGGCGAAGGATCGATGCGCCGCGCCCTGCAAAAAGCACGTGAAGACAAGAACATCAAGGCGATTGTATTGCGTATTGACAGCCCGGGCGGCAGTGCCATGACGTCAGAACTGATCTGGAGGGAAATCGAAATTACCAAAAAAACCAAACCCGTCGTCGTCTCGATGGGGAATTATGCGGCATCGGGTGGCTATTACATTGCGTGTAACGCCAATGAGATTTTCGCCGAGGAAAGTACCATTACCGGATCCATCGGCGTATTTGGGATGTTGCCCAATTTTACGGGGCTGGCAGGAAAAGCAGGCATCAATACGGAAGTCGTCAGCACACATAAAAACGCAGCGGAATACAGTCCGTTCCGCCCGCTAAGCGACGACATGAGGACCCAAACGCTTGAAGGGGTTGAACGCATTTACAACACATTCGTCACCCGTGTGGCAACCGGAAGGAAAATGAGTTTTGCAGAGGTAGATGCCATCGGACAAGGCAGGGTGTGGTCCGGCGCCGAAGCCATTAAGATCGGTTTAGTCGACAAGATCGGCGGCATGGACGATGCACTTAAGGCCGCTGCCAAACTCGCCAGGGTCAAGGATTACCGTACCGAAAACTTCCCCGAGTACGACAAAAAACTGGGTGACCTGTTGGCAGGATTCCCGTTTGTCAAAACGAAGGAAAGCCTGATTAAGGAAGAAATAGGTGCGGAGAACTACGAGCTGCTGCAAAAAGTAAAGCAGGTTAATGCGCGCAAAGGTGTTCAGGCGCTGATGCCGTTCGAAATGACGATCCGCTAA
- the folK gene encoding 2-amino-4-hydroxy-6-hydroxymethyldihydropteridine diphosphokinase: MNLQHQAIISIGSNKGDRDENLRRAISLIHRTTATVVRVSTVYETPAWGFEGEAFYNCALLVHTHKSAPGLLKSLLSIEAQLGRRREKGAGYQSRIIDLDIISYGDVIIERKQLQVPHPQMDHRMFVLLPVKDIKPDFVHPVSGKTISAIIADCEDKSLCKMVPGFRSPVEPIKLDRFNYIAIEGNIGAGKTTLACKIAEDFNAKTVLERFADNPFLPKFYKDQPRYAFPLEMSFLADRYQQLSDDLAQFDLFKDFIVADYHIFKSLIFAKVTLSEDEYRLYRKLFEIIYKEMPKPDLYIYLYQNTPRLLENIKKRGRSYEQEIPAAYLDSINRGYLDYIKSQTGLNILVIDVSDRDFVKRQEDYLYILDEIAGKIT; this comes from the coding sequence ATGAACCTGCAGCATCAAGCCATCATTTCCATCGGGAGCAATAAGGGCGACCGCGACGAAAATCTTCGCCGGGCCATCTCGCTCATCCACCGGACCACGGCCACGGTAGTCAGGGTTTCCACGGTTTATGAAACACCGGCATGGGGATTTGAAGGTGAGGCATTTTACAATTGTGCCTTGCTGGTCCATACGCATAAATCGGCGCCCGGCCTGCTCAAGTCGCTGTTGTCAATTGAAGCGCAATTGGGCAGGCGACGCGAGAAGGGCGCTGGTTACCAATCCCGCATTATAGATCTTGACATCATCTCTTACGGCGATGTGATTATCGAAAGGAAGCAATTGCAGGTGCCGCATCCGCAGATGGATCACAGGATGTTTGTATTGCTTCCTGTCAAGGACATAAAACCCGATTTCGTGCATCCTGTTTCTGGTAAGACGATCAGCGCGATTATTGCAGATTGTGAGGATAAAAGCCTGTGTAAGATGGTCCCGGGTTTTCGATCGCCTGTCGAACCAATCAAACTGGACCGTTTCAACTATATTGCAATTGAAGGTAATATCGGCGCCGGGAAAACCACTTTGGCCTGCAAAATAGCTGAGGATTTTAACGCGAAAACGGTTCTGGAGCGTTTTGCCGATAACCCGTTTCTGCCAAAGTTTTATAAAGACCAGCCGCGGTATGCGTTTCCGCTCGAAATGTCATTCCTTGCCGACCGTTACCAGCAGTTGTCGGACGACCTGGCGCAGTTCGATTTATTTAAGGATTTCATTGTCGCTGACTACCACATTTTCAAGTCACTGATTTTTGCCAAGGTAACCCTGAGCGAGGATGAGTACAGGCTGTACCGCAAGCTTTTTGAAATCATTTACAAGGAAATGCCTAAACCTGACCTGTATATTTATCTTTATCAAAATACGCCGAGGTTATTGGAAAATATCAAAAAAAGAGGCCGCAGCTACGAACAGGAAATACCGGCAGCATACCTTGACAGCATCAACCGGGGCTATCTCGATTACATCAAATCACAAACCGGGCTGAATATCCTTGTGATCGATGTCTCGGATAGGGATTTTGTAAAAAGGCAGGAAGACTACCTTTACATTCTCGACGAGATTGCCGGCAAAATTACCTGA